A section of the Pseudomonas flavescens genome encodes:
- a CDS encoding metal ABC transporter permease — MDYEQFRLMIQGWASSGYLPEALAYGFVINALLAGLLIGPVLGGLGTLVVVKRFAFFSEAVGHAALTGVAIGILLGEPYTGPYGALFGYALLFGILLNYLRNRTGLAPDTLIGVFLSVSLAMGASLLLILAGRINVHILENVLFGSVLTVNGTDLLVLLVVGALVMGLALPLYNRIMLASFNPQLAAVRGVAVKSLDYLFVILVTLITVAAVKVIGAILVGALLVIPAAAARLLSQSLKGFFWLSVLIATISTLVGILMPIVLDLPIPSGAAIILVAGFTFALAAIARGVVPSLKGNLG; from the coding sequence ATCGACTACGAACAGTTCCGCCTGATGATTCAGGGCTGGGCGTCCTCCGGTTATCTGCCCGAAGCGCTGGCTTACGGTTTCGTCATCAATGCGCTGCTCGCCGGTTTGCTGATCGGCCCGGTATTGGGCGGCCTCGGCACCCTGGTGGTGGTCAAGCGTTTCGCCTTCTTTTCCGAAGCGGTCGGCCACGCGGCACTCACCGGCGTGGCCATCGGCATCCTGCTCGGCGAACCCTACACCGGCCCTTACGGTGCCCTGTTCGGCTACGCCCTGCTGTTCGGCATCCTGCTCAACTACCTGCGCAATCGCACCGGCCTGGCCCCGGATACGCTGATCGGCGTGTTCCTCTCCGTCTCCCTGGCCATGGGCGCCAGCCTGCTGCTGATTCTCGCCGGGCGCATCAACGTGCACATTCTCGAGAACGTGCTGTTCGGTTCGGTGCTGACGGTAAACGGTACCGACCTGCTGGTCCTGCTGGTGGTCGGCGCGCTGGTGATGGGCCTGGCCCTGCCGCTGTACAACCGCATCATGCTCGCCAGCTTCAACCCGCAGCTGGCGGCCGTGCGCGGCGTGGCCGTGAAGAGCCTGGATTATCTGTTCGTGATCCTGGTGACGCTGATCACCGTGGCCGCGGTCAAGGTCATCGGCGCGATTCTGGTCGGTGCCCTGCTGGTGATTCCAGCCGCAGCGGCGCGTCTGCTCAGCCAGTCGCTGAAAGGCTTCTTCTGGCTGTCGGTGCTGATCGCCACCATCAGCACCCTGGTCGGCATTCTCATGCCCATCGTGCTGGATCTGCCGATCCCCTCCGGTGCCGCGATCATTCTGGTCGCCGGTTTCACCTTCGCCCTCGCCGCCATCGCGCGCGGCGTCGTACCAAGCCTGAAAGGGAACCTGGGATGA
- the epsC gene encoding serine O-acetyltransferase EpsC, with translation MNSTFATAVAGGADTEKQSRSTNWELEQIVEGLRSARADWRNRAGRDPEQGGRELPSRQAVAAILTELCGVLFPMRLGPADLREESEDYYVGHTLDHALNSLLAQVRLELRYDARQRGDEVGSVEARAVHIVREFAAALPALRRLLDRDVVAAYSGDPAARSVDEVLLCYPGVLAVIYHRLAHHLYRAGLPLLARIGAETAHGATGIDIHPGAQIGHGFFIDHGTGVVIGETAIIGDNVRIYQAVTLGAKRFTSDESGLLHKGQPRHPIVEDDVVIYAGATILGRITIGKGSVIGGNVWLTRSVEPGSNVSQASAQQREC, from the coding sequence AGCACGTTCGCCACCGCCGTTGCCGGTGGGGCCGATACAGAGAAGCAGAGTCGCTCGACCAACTGGGAGCTGGAGCAGATCGTCGAGGGCCTGCGTTCGGCCCGCGCCGACTGGCGCAACCGGGCAGGCCGCGACCCGGAGCAGGGTGGCCGTGAGCTGCCTTCGCGGCAGGCCGTGGCAGCGATTCTCACCGAGCTGTGTGGCGTGCTGTTCCCCATGCGTCTGGGGCCGGCGGATCTGCGCGAAGAGAGCGAGGACTACTACGTCGGGCATACCCTGGATCACGCCTTGAACAGCCTGTTGGCCCAGGTACGCCTCGAGCTGCGTTACGACGCCCGCCAGCGTGGCGACGAGGTCGGCAGCGTGGAGGCTCGGGCCGTGCATATCGTCCGCGAGTTCGCTGCGGCACTGCCGGCGCTGCGCCGCCTGCTCGATCGCGATGTGGTCGCGGCCTACAGCGGCGATCCGGCGGCGCGCAGCGTCGACGAGGTGCTGCTCTGCTACCCCGGCGTGCTGGCCGTGATCTATCACCGTCTGGCTCACCATCTTTACCGCGCCGGCCTGCCGCTGCTGGCGCGCATCGGTGCCGAGACCGCCCACGGTGCCACCGGTATCGACATCCACCCTGGCGCACAGATCGGCCACGGCTTCTTCATCGATCACGGCACCGGCGTGGTGATCGGCGAAACGGCGATCATCGGCGACAACGTGCGCATCTATCAGGCCGTGACCCTCGGCGCCAAGCGTTTCACCAGCGACGAGAGCGGCTTGCTGCACAAGGGGCAGCCGCGCCACCCGATCGTCGAAGACGATGTGGTGATCTATGCCGGTGCCACCATTCTTGGCCGTATCACCATCGGCAAGGGCTCGGTAATCGGCGGTAACGTCTGGCTCACCCGCAGTGTCGAGCCAGGGAGTAATGTATCTCAGGCCAGCGCTCAGCAACGTGAATGCTGA
- a CDS encoding metal ABC transporter ATP-binding protein: MSVAENLSVTAIGPTIDFQQVSLVLGRTQILENVSFQVKPGSVHALVGPNGGGKSSLIKTLLGQMPHQGTLSLQWPDAVGTIGYVPQALEFDRGLPMTVDDFMAAMCQRRPAFLGLSKHYTGAIDDALARVGMLEKRKRRMGALSGGERQRVLLAQGLIPTPQLLVLDEPMSALDEAGIQVFERLLGDWRRAGISVLWIEHDLEAVKRLADRVTGLSRRVLFDAPPAEALTPERLLSLFSTHARAAGTSQP; this comes from the coding sequence ATGAGCGTGGCGGAAAACCTGAGCGTGACGGCCATTGGCCCGACCATCGATTTTCAGCAGGTCAGCCTGGTGCTGGGCCGCACGCAGATCCTCGAGAATGTCAGTTTCCAGGTCAAACCGGGCAGCGTGCATGCCCTGGTTGGCCCCAACGGCGGCGGCAAGAGCTCGCTGATCAAGACCCTGCTCGGCCAGATGCCCCACCAGGGCACGCTCAGCCTGCAGTGGCCCGACGCCGTCGGCACCATCGGCTACGTGCCCCAGGCGCTGGAGTTCGACCGTGGCCTGCCGATGACCGTGGACGATTTCATGGCTGCCATGTGCCAGCGTCGCCCGGCCTTCCTCGGCCTGTCGAAGCACTACACCGGAGCCATCGATGACGCCCTGGCCCGCGTCGGCATGCTGGAAAAGCGCAAGCGGCGCATGGGCGCGCTGTCCGGTGGTGAACGTCAGCGCGTGCTGCTCGCCCAGGGGCTGATCCCCACACCGCAGTTGCTGGTCCTCGACGAGCCGATGTCGGCACTGGACGAAGCCGGCATCCAGGTTTTCGAACGCCTGCTCGGTGACTGGCGTCGCGCCGGCATCAGCGTGCTGTGGATCGAGCACGATCTGGAAGCGGTCAAGCGCCTGGCCGACCGCGTCACCGGCCTCAGCCGCCGCGTGCTGTTCGATGCACCACCTGCCGAAGCCCTGACCCCGGAGCGCCTGCTCAGCCTGTTCTCCACCCATGCACGTGCCGCGGGGACCTCGCAACCATGA
- a CDS encoding DUF6162 family protein — MTVQVVRPAGAGHETLYVLLLCLAILLAAGSVVAWHGETESETSIESHQIDARRDLTAAEQGIYADLRVASDEIRIRRDEEQTLLSPAELADEGFPPFGADASATSRGSHQWQLLPADQAAYFGASQALDVAGSMLMLIDAEHEQADVWLNRNSASAPSSLDAQSLITAGWQQIASQYDAGVTRQHRH; from the coding sequence ATGACGGTTCAGGTCGTACGCCCCGCCGGTGCCGGTCACGAAACCCTCTACGTACTGCTGCTGTGCCTGGCCATCCTGCTGGCGGCCGGCTCGGTCGTGGCCTGGCATGGCGAGACGGAAAGCGAAACCAGCATCGAGAGCCATCAGATCGATGCGCGTCGTGACCTCACCGCCGCTGAACAGGGCATCTACGCTGACCTGCGCGTGGCCTCCGACGAGATCCGCATCCGCCGTGACGAAGAGCAGACGCTGCTCAGCCCCGCTGAGCTGGCAGACGAAGGCTTTCCGCCGTTCGGAGCCGATGCCAGCGCGACCAGCCGTGGCAGCCACCAGTGGCAATTGCTGCCCGCTGACCAGGCTGCCTATTTCGGTGCCAGCCAGGCACTGGACGTGGCCGGCTCGATGCTCATGCTGATCGACGCCGAGCATGAACAGGCCGACGTCTGGCTCAACCGCAACAGCGCCAGCGCGCCTTCCAGTCTGGACGCGCAAAGCCTGATCACTGCCGGCTGGCAGCAGATCGCCTCCCAGTACGACGCAGGTGTGACCCGGCAACATCGCCACTGA
- a CDS encoding PepSY-associated TM helix domain-containing protein yields MSKKSRSKIWFLVHSWLALPIWFFVLIVCVTGTLAVVSQEIVWLANPDVRATKPSDDAELLTFGEVLAAINKAEPQTIVQTISRPDESHFALTARVAYPDGSTPTLYVNPYTGDIQGVSPQFDFRQFTRALHGWWLVPFTNGFSWGWYLVSMMGIPMLLSLITGLVVYKKFWKGFFKPRLRFNQGARIFWGDFHRLSGIWSIWFIAVVSITGIWFLIQAILFDNQISISTEGVPAIVAREDVPIVRPGEPIPMIGVDEAARIAISKVPSLDVSFTRLPSNAYDHISVSGRGWYPLMFQSASINPYTGEVAQQRLLEDRSKLEFVTESMRPLHTGDFGGIWVKMIWFFFGLVLSMMVLSGLLIWTKRTAQATAKVIKRPARSRAADTASDNTEVKA; encoded by the coding sequence ATGTCCAAGAAGTCGCGCTCCAAAATCTGGTTCCTGGTCCACAGCTGGCTCGCTCTGCCCATCTGGTTCTTCGTGCTGATCGTCTGCGTCACCGGCACCCTGGCAGTGGTCAGTCAGGAGATCGTCTGGCTGGCCAACCCTGACGTGCGCGCCACCAAACCGTCGGACGACGCCGAGCTGCTGACCTTCGGAGAGGTACTGGCGGCCATCAACAAGGCCGAGCCGCAGACCATCGTGCAGACCATCAGCCGGCCGGACGAATCCCATTTCGCCCTCACCGCCCGGGTGGCCTACCCGGATGGCAGCACGCCGACGCTGTACGTCAACCCGTACACCGGGGACATCCAGGGCGTCAGCCCGCAGTTCGATTTCCGCCAGTTCACCCGCGCCCTGCACGGCTGGTGGCTGGTGCCGTTCACCAATGGGTTCAGTTGGGGCTGGTACCTGGTGTCGATGATGGGCATCCCCATGCTGCTGTCACTGATCACCGGCCTGGTGGTCTACAAGAAATTCTGGAAAGGCTTCTTCAAGCCACGCCTGCGTTTCAACCAGGGCGCGCGGATCTTCTGGGGCGACTTCCACCGCCTGAGTGGTATCTGGTCGATCTGGTTCATCGCCGTGGTGTCGATCACCGGCATCTGGTTCCTGATCCAGGCGATCCTGTTCGATAACCAGATTTCCATCTCGACCGAAGGTGTGCCTGCCATCGTGGCGCGCGAAGACGTGCCGATCGTCCGGCCCGGCGAGCCGATTCCGATGATCGGCGTGGACGAAGCCGCGCGCATCGCCATCAGCAAGGTGCCGAGCCTGGACGTCAGTTTCACGCGGCTGCCGAGCAATGCCTACGATCATATTTCCGTCAGCGGGCGCGGCTGGTATCCGCTGATGTTCCAGAGCGCATCGATCAACCCCTATACCGGTGAAGTGGCGCAACAGCGCCTGCTGGAAGATCGCTCCAAACTGGAGTTCGTCACCGAATCCATGCGTCCGCTGCACACCGGTGACTTCGGCGGCATCTGGGTCAAGATGATCTGGTTCTTCTTCGGCCTGGTGCTCAGCATGATGGTGCTCAGCGGCCTGCTGATCTGGACCAAACGTACCGCACAGGCCACCGCCAAGGTGATCAAGCGGCCGGCCCGCAGCCGCGCCGCCGATACCGCCAGCGACAACACGGAGGTCAAGGCATGA
- a CDS encoding metal ABC transporter solute-binding protein, Zn/Mn family, translating to MTHRLHQLGLALLLSLPGLALAKDVSVLVSQPVTFGLATDLLEGTAVRIERAAPANLPASRQVSYFAGRGATNLQKVAADADAAIALRSLWSEDPLYPMARRSNIRIVEIDAARPVDGALPGIATQAESAGENDLASYPWLAINNMGRMADVMAADLVRLAPDAKGKVEQNLATLKQRLLKLNAHSEAELAKADNLSVYSLSSRLDYLVSGLNLDLVSSDSRDDRDWDAESLKALTSALKEDDVALVLHHRKPSQPVADAVKAAGIPLLVLETESDDPLAELEGNVGSLVKALTQ from the coding sequence ATGACCCATAGACTTCACCAACTCGGCCTCGCCCTGCTCCTCAGCCTGCCCGGCCTCGCCCTGGCCAAGGACGTCAGCGTTCTGGTCTCGCAACCCGTCACCTTCGGCCTCGCCACCGATCTGCTGGAAGGCACCGCGGTGCGCATCGAACGCGCCGCACCGGCCAACCTGCCGGCCAGTCGTCAGGTGTCGTACTTCGCCGGCCGTGGCGCCACCAACCTGCAAAAGGTCGCGGCCGACGCCGATGCGGCCATCGCCCTGCGCTCGTTGTGGTCGGAAGACCCGCTCTACCCCATGGCCCGCCGCAGCAATATCCGCATCGTCGAAATCGATGCAGCACGGCCAGTGGACGGCGCCCTGCCGGGCATCGCCACCCAGGCCGAGAGCGCTGGCGAAAACGACCTGGCCAGCTACCCATGGCTGGCGATCAACAACATGGGCCGCATGGCCGACGTGATGGCCGCCGATCTGGTGCGCCTGGCACCGGATGCCAAGGGCAAGGTCGAGCAGAACCTGGCGACGCTCAAGCAGCGTCTGCTCAAACTCAATGCCCACAGCGAAGCCGAACTGGCCAAGGCCGACAACCTGTCGGTCTACAGCCTGAGCAGTCGTCTGGATTATCTGGTCAGCGGCCTCAACCTGGATCTGGTCAGCAGCGACAGCCGTGATGACCGTGACTGGGATGCAGAATCACTGAAAGCGCTGACCAGCGCCCTGAAGGAAGACGATGTGGCGCTGGTACTGCACCATCGCAAGCCGTCGCAGCCGGTGGCGGACGCGGTCAAGGCCGCCGGCATTCCCCTGCTGGTGCTGGAGACCGAAAGCGATGATCCGCTGGCCGAGCTGGAAGGCAATGTCGGTAGCCTGGTGAAGGCCCTGACGCAGTAA
- a CDS encoding metal ABC transporter substrate-binding protein produces MPIFRLFRARPLLSRLAIGLFALLFIGAASAADAKRLRIGITLHPYYSYVSNIVGDKAEVVPLIPAGFNPHAYEPRSEDIKRIGSLDVVVLNGVGHDDFADRMIAASEKPDIEVIEANANVPLLAATGIAARGAGKVVNPHTFLSISASIAQINNIARELGKLDPANAKTYTQNARAYGKRLRKLRADALAQLTEAPNADLRVATVHAAYDYLLREFGLEVTAVVEPAHGIEPSPSQLKKTIDQLRELDVKVIFSELDFPSTYVDTIQRESGVKLYPLSHISYGEYSAEKYEKEMTSNMNTVVRAIQEAGK; encoded by the coding sequence ATGCCCATTTTCCGTCTGTTTCGCGCACGTCCCCTGCTGTCACGCCTGGCCATCGGCCTGTTCGCCCTGCTGTTCATCGGCGCCGCCAGTGCCGCCGACGCCAAGCGCCTGCGTATCGGCATTACCCTGCACCCCTATTACAGCTACGTGAGCAACATCGTCGGCGACAAGGCCGAGGTGGTGCCGCTGATTCCGGCCGGCTTCAACCCCCATGCCTACGAGCCGCGCTCGGAAGACATCAAGCGCATCGGCTCGCTGGACGTGGTAGTGCTCAACGGCGTCGGCCATGACGACTTCGCCGACCGCATGATCGCCGCCAGCGAGAAGCCGGATATCGAAGTCATCGAAGCCAACGCCAACGTACCGCTGCTGGCCGCGACCGGCATCGCCGCACGGGGCGCCGGCAAGGTGGTCAACCCGCACACCTTCCTGTCGATCAGCGCCTCCATCGCGCAGATCAACAATATCGCCCGGGAACTGGGCAAGCTCGATCCGGCCAACGCCAAGACCTACACGCAAAACGCCCGCGCCTACGGCAAACGCCTGCGCAAGCTGCGTGCCGACGCCCTCGCCCAACTGACCGAGGCGCCGAACGCCGATCTGCGCGTAGCCACCGTGCACGCGGCCTACGACTATCTGCTGCGTGAATTCGGCCTGGAAGTCACTGCGGTGGTAGAACCGGCCCACGGCATCGAGCCGAGCCCCAGCCAGTTGAAGAAGACCATCGACCAGTTGCGTGAACTGGACGTCAAAGTGATCTTCTCCGAGCTGGACTTCCCGTCCACCTATGTCGACACCATTCAGCGCGAGTCGGGCGTCAAGCTCTATCCGCTGTCGCACATTTCCTACGGCGAATACAGCGCCGAGAAGTACGAAAAGGAAATGACCAGCAACATGAACACCGTGGTACGTGCCATTCAGGAAGCCGGCAAATGA